The Cyprinus carpio isolate SPL01 chromosome B8, ASM1834038v1, whole genome shotgun sequence genome segment AGAATTCAAGACAAGCGAAAAGCTTTATCATTTACAGTAAGACCTTACTTTTGCTCATTTTAACAGTTTCAATCTGTTTCTCTGTTATTGTACTCAtttttgatgtcatttcctcTTGCAGAACTGCTCACAGCCTATCAGCTTCTTGCCCTCCCAGAAATCCCCCAGTGCTTCATGGGTACACAGCCTGCCGACTCGTTCCAGCCCAGAGAGCAGCGAGAGCTCGACTCACATCACCACTTCCACAGCCAACTCGCTCGTCTTAAAGAACGGTACGTGAAACTCATGCGCATCCACCATCTGCAGCTCATTTTACTGTTGCTTTTAGTCAACATGAAATTTAGAAAAGCAGATCTGCTTACATGTAGCATCTCTGTCCTTTATATGCGAACGGTTTAAAGAGGACCATATTGTGAATTTCCCATTGAAACCAGCCAACAGAAGTCAGGTACGCTGCAAGCCACACATATTTTTCactgatattatatatacataatcaaATAGTAGTTAGGGTTGTCACAATAAACCAGGTGTTATCAAATTGACTTGTCTTGATCTTACAGCATAATCTTGTGTTTCAGGTGGTTCAGCTGACAGCCTTTAAGCCCTCAGGTAAAGAACCGTCTCACATGAATCTCTAGGGGGCGCACTAGTTCTTCACTAGCACAGGACTGATGCACTTTTCAACAAATGACACTATTTGAATCCATTGAAATTTGAGCTTGAAATTTGTCAAAATAGAATCACAGTATGAAGTGTTGGTGTTTTTAAATCATGCCATCAAAATTCATGCTGCTATTTCATGATTTGCTTCATCACAGGCTGTTGAGAGGCCAACGACACTACAGTTCTGCATGGACTCGTGACTTATCCTGGGATGAAGATGTAGCTCATTCTGTGGAGGAGCAAACACTGCCTCCTCCGCAGTCCTGCAGGCCGTCTCATTCCCAGAGCTCAGTCTGTGTTGAGTGAGTAAAGGTTTTCTGATAAACATGAAACGACTCTTTCAGCAAATGTTCAATGAGACTGCGCTCAGCACGGAGCGTAAAGTATATGGTCAGCATTTTATAATGTACAGATGTTGTCAGAATACAGAGGCTCTCAGTACTAAAAATGGACAACATGAGCATCATCACACCATTAATCATGACCAGACAACAGAATGAGTTGTTAGTGATTTTTGACTTCCATCCGTGAAGATTCACATTCAGTATTTTGCAGAATAAGAAAACTGTGGACAATGAAAcctttcagctgtttgatcttTCTGAAGAGATTGTACAAAGTATCTATATATCATTTCAATAAcacattattgaattttgtttgtttgttttataaaaaaagtcTAGTGCTCAAAATAGCAAGCATGTGAAGATTATCTTATcatgacagcatttatttttaatggtttgtttttgatttattcatgCTGTAATTCAActacaaaactgaaataacacaaaagtattttactgtaatagaCATTCCCTGTTTTTATACAAtgcatataaaatgcattatgtattacttttttactcCCAGTATTAAAACTAATTTGTTTTGATGTGGAAAGTGTGTATCTCTAGTCTGTAGTCGTTCAtgaatactgattttttttttccaaatgataCACTTGattagaataaaaatgaatagaaaaataattggTTCAGTTGGATTTCAAAAGAAGCACTCTCTCTTTATATGCTCACAAAGGTGGCAACATGTGTGAATGTTTTCTGACCTTCCCATAACCTCTTTTTATTGGCACACTGAAGAGTCACTCAGAGTGGAGCAGCATGTCTGTCTTTAGAAACGAGCCCATTCAAAGTAAGATTGCTTTTAGGCCGCCACACACACAGTCTTCAAACAACTGCAAAGTGtcgtttatattattttattgcaaccaaattttttcagttaaatggaaagacaaataaatgtgtaatctatgtaaaaatgtgctttaaatagtttaatagatactgttaattacattatttcaataaataccttcttttgtttCATTCGATTTATTTTTGGACAGGCCCTTTTGGAAAGTTTTTTAAATACCAACATAATAAGTGtatttgaaaaacaaagaaattacaaTCCATTCAAAAGCACAGGAGCATTAAGATAAAATAACGGAGATACATAAGCGTTCAAATGAAACATCGCTCTTAAATCGCAGAGATCACGCTTAGCCAAGAGAATAACGGCACGAAGACACGGCATAAAAACACCTCCGCAGCCACAAATGATTGTCATgctcaaatgatttaaaaagaaaacaaatgaaaaaattctGTACATTCATCATGTAAGGTAAGAAAGAATAGCCTTTGGAAAACTGTTCACCATTTATTTTGCGCATATGGCTTAAACTCTCAAAGCAGTGTCACTTTCACACAGCGGTGGACCTCTTGGCGTGAAGCATTTCTATGAGCAGATTGTTGCACGGCACTTCTCCGCACAGGTGCTTGTAGCACAGGAAGTCCTCGGCCTGCACGCTGAGCGACCGGACCTCAGGCAGCCGGAGTATGAGCTGACTGAAGCGGTCCAGACACTGAGGGTAAGAGTAGAGCGTGTACTCGAGCAGAGCGCTGTTCACCTGCTCCTGAAGGCTCTCCACATACTGCTGGTTCTCCAGGAGCTTTACATCTGCAGACGAGAGACAAATCATTACAGATCTCATAGGCTACATTCAACATGCAAGTCTTGGTGCTCAATTCTGATTTATTgctcaaaaattttttttgtattttttaatggctgttcccattattgttttaaatgtggccAGTATGAGATTTGAATGCAATCGAGACTTGTgtgcaaaaaacaataacaagacgGTGCGCAGGAAGCTGCCATATAGATGTACACTGATGTGCGCAGGTGATGAGGATGAAGACAGACAAGTATGGAGAAAAGGACAGTTTTTCTAGTTTTCTCTCAAGTTTTGAAGAGATCTCTTACTTTTTAGCTATCAGCTAATGATGGGAGAAATAAACCTTTTTGAAGGTTTGaatcaatttaatattatttttcttgacaaaatgattcactgttttgaagTGCTCTAAACACTTCACACTGTTGATGCCTGCtggtatggaagcttgtttccgccactgaataaaaaaaaaggaaattgttactttttatctcacaagtctgacttttttctcgcaattctgactttttttctcagaattgcctgatacaaactcgcaattcagacttttttttctcggaCTTGCTTGTTATACACtcgcaagttataaagtcagaattgtgagacataaactagcaattgtgaaaatatattagtCTTATTTCTTCCTCAGAACTGGACTTtaaaactcgcaattgcgagtttatatcttacaattctgagaaaaaaagtcagatttgcgagtttatatcttacaattctaagaaaaaaagtcagaatttcgagtttatatctcacaattctgagaaaaaaaaagtcagaatgatgTGTTTATATgatgcaattgcgagaaaaaaataattgtgaggaaaaagtcgcagttaccttttttttttttatattcagtggCAGAACGGGCTTCCATAAACTGTGAATGCAACAAAAACTTACaccaaacatgcataaaaatagcttttaaaaccctttttgttgttttattcaaagAATAATCTAACAAATGCAATAACTAATTATCtaataccattaaatattaagtgtctgtgttcttttattaatttaattaattaatttaattttttgttctatGGAAGGCTTTGCTAAACTGAACAATAAATGACTATTAACTACTACTCTTCCTTTTAACTGACCCTTGAAAAAAACCTGCCCCAAGTTACTGTGAAGCAAAGAGGAAACCGACAACTTGCCGACAGACAAGAAAAAGCAGGTTaatttggtatgaaacaaagtcttagTTTTGTCTTAGGTTTAGCATTTTGTCACTCTTTAATGTttcgtgacagatcgctgtagcacatcagttcaagcagcatgtgaaccaaacaactcttcctctttcgaaatgaacatgaatgaaaatCAGAGTTCTTGACTTCTTGTTTCATCCGTGAAAAGAAGTCAAAACACACCACTTATCAAGTTCAAGTTCACCAACATTAAGGCAGTTATTgatcagatcgcctgtcaatcaaactcccggcCAAAGGTCGATTACacaaatttgttaataaaaatatctaCATGTTTAACCATAGACACTTGTCACCCCTGGCAACAAACTGCtgaaattttgaaacatttctttaCTGAAATCAAGTGACTTTGGCAGTTTCATACCTGCTCCATATCTCTGgttcaaaacaaatgatttgcGAACGATTCAAAGCTTTCTAAGCCGTGGTTTGAAAATGCCCATCACTGCTGTCACCATAATACTTACTCCTCACTGTCCCTCCACTGATTACCATCATGGCTGCCTTCCATATTAACCGAGTGACAAAAGTTACATCTTTGGAGAGACTCCTGTTAGAATTGTGACTAACATTGATCTAAAGTTGCGTAAAAGTTGCATGAATGACCGTTGAGAATGAGCTCGCATTGCAAAACGTTTCATCAGTATCTGATTTTGCATCATATAAATTTCATATTGGTTGTGCTGTTACGAAAACACAAATCTGAGTCACATGTGAGAGAAGAAATCGGATTTGGGGAGTCTGAACATAGCCATATAATCCaagtagaggtgtgtgtgtgtgtgtgtgtgtgtgtgtgtgtgtgtgtgtgtgtgttttacgcTGTAGTctgtctctgcgtgtgtgtgtttgggcgACAATAGCTGGACCCATTAATGGAGAAATCAAAAGCATAACCAAACCACAACAgaaaatcaaacaacaaataaaatgttgatatAATAATCTTTTCAATACATTTGAAGGACACAAATTACTCAATAAAGCTGCTTTCATTTAggcaaagaatgaaaaaaatcaatgtgaCAGAGTAAGAGGAGATGACAAATTCTTTTGCTTTCAAATGCAGTTTTCTCCTTTCAGCTGTTTGTTTATTGTGCCTAATGAAATTGAAATTGGACATTTCTAGGAGGTTTGTTGCTAAGTACAAGAAATTAGAGgtgctgtgtttatttaattggGTGTCCACTATATTTATTAAACTGTACTGTATTTACGATATGATTACAATTAGTGCTtccaaaatcaaaatatgttgaaaatattacttaaatgaTAAAGGGGAGACAAGGGCTAGTTTTCATGTAAGATCTCTGTAACTAGAAggtcaaattaaacaaatgtttatgcACCTACATCTAGTTTGAACACACACTGGCATACGTTTAAAAAAGTCACTAAATAATGTAGGCCAGAagacaagttatttattttaggaatgtcaggatttaacatttgtattggAGCAATACAAATTTTGTCACgtgtttacattttgtaatttatacaatgtattcttttttttttttgtccagtcaGTGGTTTGGCATTTTTGTGTTGTCTTTGAAATTTTTGCTGTTTCAGTAATTGTTTTGtaactataataactattaaACTGTTCACATCTTTGCTTAATCTCTACTAGACTGTTTCATGACAATTTCCACTGTGCCAATTTACCATATTAGGGCATGTTGTCACATAAAATCATCATatattgaatcttttttttcttttaaggcaGTGGTTCTCATCCTTTTTGACTTCAAGACTCACTATTTCTCCCCCAAAAGCCCCATGACTTCCCCAGTTGTTTGTgatctttttattaatattcattactttattatttttatacattttattttattatattttgttaattaataatttaattgatttctacATGATATAACATTTTGGAGCTTGGCATAaccaaaaaatagaaatattcacaaaatgtataaaaatgctcATGATGTTTTACGATTTGATTAATTTGCATGACTgttccattaaaacaaaaaatgtcttgattttttggcactttggtttgttttaatacttgttaatatgttttaataatgtttcaatACTCGTTAATTTTAAATCATCATGATGTTTGCTGAGACCCAGTTGAGAACTGCTTCAAGGTCTATGATTAtacaaaattaatcattaaatctTAACTTAACAACTTCctagagaaattaaaaaaattctttgtgttttaaaatgcttttgtgttttgcatattttttcttcagttcCACTCTGTCACTCTGTAGACTGTCACTTTGCCCCTGTGTGTACTTAAAAGTCAGTAGAAGTGTGTGAATAGTGATGCAGTCATACTCACTGGGGTTGAAGAGGATGAGGAACTTCAGACAGGCCATCTCTCGTCTGTCCACCTGCAGCAGCTGCAGTCTCCTGGCCAGCTCCTGTCCCCTCTGCACCATACTGGCCAGAGGAGGTCCCGCGTCAGACACAGCCGACAGATCAACCTACAGCACACAGCACCTTCACTACACTCTCTCTACTAACATCTTCTGCTTTTCTACAAACAGTGAAGCTTTTATGTAGTGATATTATTGTGCTATGATGATTACGGCTGGAAACACTCACCTCTTGTCCTGTAATGAGTAGCAGACTGTTGTCTCTCCCATGATGCACCTGTCTACAGATATGATCCAGAAGCAGCAGCTCACTCCAGCAGTTATGCAGCAGTCGCATCTGATCTCCTACCTAAATCAGGAGAAAATAATGAAGAGTCATTACATGCTTACAGTATCAGGCCGTGCTACcgatttattttttgcataataggtgagaaattctgtcatcattcattcacattcatttattcatgtcatcccaaacccaCATGactttgtggaacacaaaagcatgtcttttttgttcatacaatgcattttaatggggtcagtgttgttaaattatataCTAAAACtattgcttttgttaattgaaataaagctggaaaaacaaatattagatgaaaaacctaaaggtaaaaaataaaaactagaccCGAGTCTTGCAGTCGAGGAGTGGGAAATAGTATGCGAGTCACAAAGGTggactaaaactgaaatgttaataaaagataaataaatatttatggaaaaaaaaaattaataaaaatgaagcatGTAATAAAACTATgtaacacaattactaaaactaaccaAATTACTCAAGTAAAAATGCAATATGAGATTATAATATATAGATGAGATTATAATGAgattttatgttaataaatacaataatagcatagaaataatactaaaataattctgaatagggtccaatgttgttttggaccccactgacttccactgtatggacaaaaacagttgaacacaaaagaagatattttgaaaaagtgtttCTGTCCATACAGTGAAGATCAAGGGGTCCAAACCATCATTGGAGACCTTTGACTTTCACTGCTTGGACAAAAAACTGAGatatgtttcaaaagattttcttttgtgctccacaggaGAAAAAAAGTCCGATTTGGAATGGAACAAGGCTTGTAAAAAGAGCTGACTGAATGGTTTGATTTGAGTTCTCAGAGCTTGCCTATAActgagtgtatgtgtatgtgataAAAGCTTCAGAAACTGTACACAGACTATATCAAATAGCTGCAAACAGGAAATTGACTACTTTTgtgaaaatcaaaatatattacacatacaatctaaacaaatatgtagtGACCAATATTTCAAAGCCTTGCCAACAATACTCCTCTCAATAAAAAGTCTCAAAAGGCCTTAACAACAGTCAATGTGAGACATTCAGGCGGTTTTACTCAAATCATAGTACAATGCACAAGCCAGAGCATGTCATCTCTGAGTCTAAAACCCAAAGAAATACAACCCTTGTATACAGATGAACAGCTAGATCATAAAACGAGGGAATGAGAGTCCTTGGGACGAGCAGCCGTCGAGCGCACATCGAATGCGCTGTATTTATGAGCACCAAATGATGACCTCTGGCACCTTCTCACCTCTCGTCCTTCATCGGCCTCTCGTCTTCCTCCCCCACTAATCCTCTGTCCGTATTCAGTACGCAGCGTTTTGAAGGCCACGTTGTGTCAGTATTAGGCACAGTGGGCGGCAGTAAAGCCCTAATAGAAGCGTAGTGCTTCATATATCAACCGCAGCTCAGACAAAATTACTCAAACCGTATATCCACATCTAATCCACAGCCTGGAGCCCCGGAAACTTGACCTCTCTCGCGGTTGTGGATACAAACCCTCCCTAGTATGTACACAAACATGCACTAAATTGAGTTTATCAAAGCGCTTTTTAATCCAAATGCACATTTTCCACATCGCGCGATACCTTTCAGCAGTCTGGAACAATTGCTGAGCTATTGCTGTACggaatgtaattaaatgtttctgaaagcgTTGTGCCTGCAGGAGTCATCACTGGCATGCGTTTTCAAACTCTGACACATTTTATGCTAGCAATTGCAGAATGCTAGTTGCCATGGCTGCAGAATGGAATGAACTGCACGAAAAATATGCGACGGTCATGCAGGTGTGAATGTggaaaaacaaagtttgaaatTCTGCATTATTTGCTTGAATTCATTGGAACATGCAGTCATTTATCGACCGAATATTCCGTCTAATATGAGTCGAGACTGATGATTAAGACATTTATAAGAGGTGAGGGCTCTGAGAGGGCAAATTCTATGTATGTCAACACTGTATCTGTCTCGGAATCACAGCAACAACGAATCTTTTGTGATTTGCAACACTCCCTGATGTGAATATAGCAACTGAGTGTCCAAATTCGAGATTCCAAATTCACATCTGATGCCTTTCTGCCAAAATTCCTCACAGGATGTTCACATCCATTCAAAACTTTTTGGAAACTGAGCAAGAATTTGGACTTTTGACACATATCAGTGATACCACTACAATCTAAACATTAAATGTAATCCTACTTTTAAAACTGCTTGACAAACATGCAGCAACAAAACATTCACAATATCTGAATGTCTTGGCGTGCCTAAATGTTATCTTTCGGTAAGATACGTGGTTTGGCGACAAAATAGCAGACTTTCTCCAAAATAGTATTAGATAAAACACTGCAGAGAATCATTTGGATGATCAGAGATGTGTCCAcgtgtataaacacacacatgcgcacatgCACCTTTGTCTTATCTTAGTGCTGTACCTTTAGTTCCTTGAAGAAGACACAGCTTCTTGCCCACTCGACTATTGAGAACAATGTCTGATCTGCCATGACACACAACAGGCTGGATGGCCGTGGTTTGTCCAGCTTCCCCTTGCCGCTTTGCTCCTGGTGAAGGTATGCACAGATCTTCCCTCTCACCTGGAAACATGAAGTGTAACACAGAACAGCAAAGTCAAACTGAGAAGTCAGTGTATAAGAATTTTGTGTgatattaaatacatttgctctgtttttaacttaaatactGCAGAAttgaaaaacagaataaaaagtgtcttatttaattattatttttttacttaatattgaaataaatgtcacgtaatttaattgcaaatgttGTTTAGTTccctcaaaatattaaatactaaagaaaaagtggtaacactttacaataaggttctattaGCTAAAGGTAGTTAATGCACTAACAATGACAAATAAGTATTTATGAATTTTTGGTAATcttagttaataataatacattgcccattgtaagttcatgttagctcaggtccatcaAATGTtcttaacagatacaacttttgatttttgtattgttttatttgtaatgggTTATGTactgttatattaataaatgtttaaatgaactaagattaataaatgcaatgtactgtatttttactgttagttcatgttaactaacgAAGAGTGGTTAACTATGGTTAACAAACGGAATCTTAAGTGATACCAAAAAATATTAGattagtaaactaaaatatagaaCATCCAATTCATACATTtgaatagttaaataaataaaaataaaaatgttacacttGTCTTAGGGTCTGTTTTGACCATCTAAGTTAGAAATACCAAAGGTTTGAATTGAACAATGCACCCTTTGAAATCCCAGAATTCTCCtccctttaaagggacagttcaatcaaaaataaaaacccaacaattccatgttattccaaacctttatgacaaAATTAAGTGgcaaaagtcaatggggtccaatttttcttttttcttttttttttgtttaaaatcttcttttgcatttagaacagttttgtaaaaactgtaaagacAGTTTTTGAATTATTGTTCAATCATTAATAGATTTTCTATCATAAATGGAAAAAGTGATTTTTCAGGTAAACAACATTGTGCTTAGTTTAGTAACATCTAAGTTAACTGATTCTGTTCAAGTCATTTAATCGGACTAAATTAACCTGAAAAATTTGGTTACACCAATTTAAAGTAGATTTTCCCCTCTTTAAAGTGAACTGATTAATCTCCAGATGATTTAACTCATACCTGCTCCTCATCTGGATCACAGCTGACCAGCTCGAGCACCAGCGGGGGCAAGCCGGGGTTCATGGGGCTGGTGTGCGGGGACGCGGGCATGCAGCCGTCAGGGTATGGGTATCCCAGTGAGGAGTCTGGTGAGCTGGAGTACGCGTCTGGATATTCGGCTTTAATCGATCTGCTGGGTAAGGAGGGAGTAGTGTATTGGTACTGAGCTGGGAATGAACCATAGCTCTGCAGCGCTACACCCAGGGCCGGGGGGCAGAGAGGAGGGCAGTCGTACTCCAGAGAGGACAGAGAAGTGGGATGGAGACCTGAGAGCGATCCGGGAAGTGGGTATTCTGTCTGTGTGCTGGACAAGAGCGATGGGTTGGCCTCTATTTTAAAGCTGCTGGCTCTAATTAAAGCTCTCTTCTGCTGTTTCAGGGCACGGTCCCGCTTGTACATGGGACCGAACTTATTCCTTCCTCCTCTCATTCGATCTGTACGGACAGCTGGGAGGAAAGAGGTTGAGAGCGTTATAGGATGGATATCAAacttatcaaatattatttacattttgcagacATGCTGTTTGTCTGCTACAACTGGAAGTGTAAGCCTATTTTAAGAGCACAGTGGATAAAAGGCCAAATAAAGCAAGGAATGCTTGGCACGGTTTTGTTTAAGTAAGTCAGGGCAAAAGCAAATGGAGATTTCTCTTCATATGGACATTTTCCGGGCTGGTTTTTGTGAACTCTCAACATGAATCCGCGAGTCTTATCAGTACGTGAAGAATGTGTCACAGGCGCGCGCGGAAACAGGTGCTTCTCTGCACTCGGCCTGGGAATCGCGCGCCCAGAGAGCAAAATAAGACACTGACAAGGATATTTTCCATCCtagaaaattgtaaattaaataaataagtaatttaataataatcgAAATTAATTTGGAAGAAAGTAAGCTTGGGTCACTTGATCATAAATggctatgaaatataaaaatatttttttaacaagatgTTAACTGGTATAGACATGTATGTTGTCCAATGTGTCAAAACACAtggtttttattacttttaagcaaggcttttttaatatatacatattttttaatctttcatcTTCTGAGTTTAAACTCCATAATGAGTGTCATTAAATATTCAATCATGATAATGAAATTTTGCATTAAATGGTTTCCATTTTCTccagatatattttattaaaatgtctttaatgacAAAAGATGCTTgttgaaatataccataaaagaCAATCAGAGTGGctttttaattgaaaacatatcttatatatttaatttggctTCTTTACAgcaaatgtttttctgttttctccacaTGTAACTTTCCTAACGAGAAGCACGGCTCACCCTCGAGTCTCATGCCGACGCTGAGGCACTTCTGGAAGCGACAGAAGGGGCATCTCTTCCTCTGGGT includes the following:
- the LOC109059659 gene encoding steroidogenic factor 1 isoform X3, which codes for MDFTADEELQELCPVCGDKVSGYHYGLLTCESCKGFFKRTVQNNKRYTCTQNQDCGIDKTQRKRCPFCRFQKCLSVGMRLEAVRTDRMRGGRNKFGPMYKRDRALKQQKRALIRASSFKIEANPSLLSSTQTEYPLPGSLSGLHPTSLSSLEYDCPPLCPPALGVALQSYGSFPAQYQYTTPSLPSRSIKAEYPDAYSSSPDSSLGYPYPDGCMPASPHTSPMNPGLPPLVLELVSCDPDEEQVRGKICAYLHQEQSGKGKLDKPRPSSLLCVMADQTLFSIVEWARSCVFFKELKVGDQMRLLHNCWSELLLLDHICRQVHHGRDNSLLLITGQEVDLSAVSDAGPPLASMVQRGQELARRLQLLQVDRREMACLKFLILFNPNVKLLENQQYVESLQEQVNSALLEYTLYSYPQCLDRFSQLILRLPEVRSLSVQAEDFLCYKHLCGEVPCNNLLIEMLHAKRSTAV
- the LOC109059659 gene encoding steroidogenic factor 1 isoform X1; this translates as MYDPSISNRTACFVASVTDASVRVMDFTADEELQELCPVCGDKVSGYHYGLLTCESCKGFFKRTVQNNKRYTCTQNQDCGIDKTQRKRCPFCRFQKCLSVGMRLEAVRTDRMRGGRNKFGPMYKRDRALKQQKRALIRASSFKIEANPSLLSSTQTEYPLPGSLSGLHPTSLSSLEYDCPPLCPPALGVALQSYGSFPAQYQYTTPSLPSRSIKAEYPDAYSSSPDSSLGYPYPDGCMPASPHTSPMNPGLPPLVLELVSCDPDEEQVRGKICAYLHQEQSGKGKLDKPRPSSLLCVMADQTLFSIVEWARSCVFFKELKVGDQMRLLHNCWSELLLLDHICRQVHHGRDNSLLLITGQEVDLSAVSDAGPPLASMVQRGQELARRLQLLQVDRREMACLKFLILFNPNVKLLENQQYVESLQEQVNSALLEYTLYSYPQCLDRFSQLILRLPEVRSLSVQAEDFLCYKHLCGEVPCNNLLIEMLHAKRSTAV
- the LOC109059659 gene encoding steroidogenic factor 1 isoform X2 is translated as MLDTQINVTDASVRVMDFTADEELQELCPVCGDKVSGYHYGLLTCESCKGFFKRTVQNNKRYTCTQNQDCGIDKTQRKRCPFCRFQKCLSVGMRLEAVRTDRMRGGRNKFGPMYKRDRALKQQKRALIRASSFKIEANPSLLSSTQTEYPLPGSLSGLHPTSLSSLEYDCPPLCPPALGVALQSYGSFPAQYQYTTPSLPSRSIKAEYPDAYSSSPDSSLGYPYPDGCMPASPHTSPMNPGLPPLVLELVSCDPDEEQVRGKICAYLHQEQSGKGKLDKPRPSSLLCVMADQTLFSIVEWARSCVFFKELKVGDQMRLLHNCWSELLLLDHICRQVHHGRDNSLLLITGQEVDLSAVSDAGPPLASMVQRGQELARRLQLLQVDRREMACLKFLILFNPNVKLLENQQYVESLQEQVNSALLEYTLYSYPQCLDRFSQLILRLPEVRSLSVQAEDFLCYKHLCGEVPCNNLLIEMLHAKRSTAV